A portion of the Stigmatella aurantiaca DW4/3-1 genome contains these proteins:
- a CDS encoding adenylate/guanylate cyclase domain-containing protein: MFTDGTLGEFPLGPKTTLGRHPANTLRLVDREVSKEHAVIEQNGRDFIVRDLDSSNGTFVNGRRVKEMRLKDGDEITLGGSKFTFHGGDAPSVPSAPAGVTVVANPRSIPAFLAQMDQGPQNFRPADELGDMEALRRDYEKLRIAHEFHRQVSLAGTQQELFDQIIRVAFQLLPADNGVILTPGPNGEFTAVTVHHRQGKVMNVMVSDTVLRRVVETGKAVLTADAIIDERFSAAESIVAQGIRSAMAVPLTINGTVKSVLFLDSRQRSNAFSENDLAILSGIAAQAGIALENAALAEQIRTEAVTRAELSRFLSKAVADAVIKGETEGLGQSRLAEVSCLFADIRGFTTLAENDSPQEVVEMLNEFFTAMANVVFRHEGNLDKFIGDCVMAVWGPPLSHPDDPARALQAALEMQDAVDDLNERRKAKGRQPIQVGIGVNTGQAVVGYMGSLERHEFTAIGDTVNTASRLCGLAKGGEVLATETTVKKAGQGFLAESLPVAQVKGKEKGVQTFRVTGSERTVVRDT, from the coding sequence ATGTTCACGGACGGCACGCTCGGGGAGTTCCCGCTCGGGCCCAAGACGACGCTGGGCCGACACCCGGCCAACACCCTGCGGCTGGTGGACCGCGAGGTCTCCAAGGAGCACGCGGTCATCGAGCAGAATGGCCGCGACTTCATCGTCCGGGACCTGGACTCCTCCAACGGCACCTTCGTGAATGGGCGCCGGGTGAAGGAGATGCGGCTGAAGGACGGGGACGAAATCACCCTCGGCGGCTCCAAGTTCACCTTCCACGGGGGGGATGCGCCGTCGGTCCCCTCCGCGCCCGCGGGCGTCACCGTCGTGGCCAACCCGCGCTCCATTCCCGCCTTCCTGGCGCAGATGGACCAAGGGCCGCAGAACTTCCGCCCCGCCGACGAGCTGGGCGACATGGAGGCGCTGCGCCGGGACTACGAGAAGCTGCGCATCGCCCACGAGTTCCACCGCCAGGTGAGCCTGGCCGGCACCCAGCAGGAGCTGTTCGATCAGATCATCCGCGTGGCCTTCCAGCTGTTGCCCGCGGACAACGGCGTCATCCTCACCCCGGGCCCGAACGGCGAGTTCACCGCGGTGACCGTGCACCACCGGCAGGGCAAGGTGATGAACGTGATGGTGTCCGACACGGTGCTGCGCCGGGTGGTGGAGACGGGCAAGGCGGTGCTGACGGCGGATGCCATCATCGACGAGCGCTTCTCGGCGGCCGAGAGCATCGTCGCCCAGGGCATCCGCTCCGCCATGGCGGTGCCGCTCACCATCAATGGCACCGTCAAGTCGGTGCTGTTCCTGGACAGCCGCCAGCGCAGCAACGCCTTCTCCGAGAACGATCTGGCGATCCTCTCGGGCATCGCCGCCCAGGCGGGCATCGCGCTGGAGAACGCGGCGCTGGCCGAGCAGATCCGCACCGAGGCCGTCACCCGCGCCGAGCTCAGCCGCTTCCTGTCCAAGGCCGTGGCGGACGCGGTGATCAAGGGCGAGACGGAGGGCCTGGGGCAGAGCCGGCTCGCCGAGGTGTCGTGCCTGTTCGCCGACATCCGGGGCTTCACCACCCTGGCGGAGAATGACTCGCCGCAGGAGGTGGTGGAGATGCTCAACGAGTTCTTCACCGCCATGGCCAACGTGGTGTTCCGCCACGAGGGCAACCTGGACAAGTTCATTGGCGACTGCGTGATGGCGGTCTGGGGGCCTCCCTTGTCTCATCCGGATGATCCCGCGCGCGCGCTTCAGGCCGCGCTGGAGATGCAGGACGCGGTGGACGATCTGAACGAGCGGCGCAAGGCCAAGGGCCGCCAGCCCATCCAGGTGGGCATCGGCGTGAACACCGGCCAGGCCGTCGTGGGCTACATGGGGAGCCTGGAGCGCCACGAGTTCACCGCCATCGGCGATACCGTCAACACCGCCTCGCGGCTGTGCGGCCTGGCCAAGGGCGGCGAGGTGCTCGCCACCGAAACCACGGTGAAGAAGGCCGGCCAGGGCTTCCTCGCCGAGTCGCTTCCCGTCGCGCAGGTCAAGGGCAAGGAGAAGGGGGTCCAGACGTTCCGGGTCACAGGCTCCGAGCGCACGGTCGTCCGCGATACATGA
- the truD gene encoding tRNA pseudouridine(13) synthase TruD, giving the protein MRIKQRPEDFSVKESYRFDEVPGGLFRVYLMDKQKLSTFEAVDRIRDAFGLKPGAISFCGLKDKQGRTEQIIAVQGSDVDVQDANLRLKYLGRTDKPLSAANITSNRFAVTVRSLDESVLGPLNGAAAEVNRLGVVNYFDSQRFGSLKHGQGFIAKDLIRGDFEAALRNYFAKPSELDRTEDAKVKQFWRENWGRWDARVPFEGSKKYHRILRSLRDHPGDYVRAFLQIDADYRAMLLFTYQSYLWNEGVRRYLQILMPREHLFPLRYQAGTLLFHRDASPEALRILREATFPLLGPDSTFKNPQVEEAVQWVLGREKLALKDLRIEESPRLLFFKSEERPVLVFPHKLVLGRPQRDELNRGSIKSNVAFTLPPGAYATLVVKRLFHFSWREDSPADIRASQRPRLTEAEQEGAPRAPASRSRPSSERASPERSRAPGRAAAVRPAEPPPPEPRAAPPPGFREMQRIKKDAKSRARAESASKPSKSQKKK; this is encoded by the coding sequence GTGCGAATCAAGCAAAGGCCCGAGGACTTCTCCGTCAAGGAGTCCTACCGCTTCGACGAAGTTCCTGGCGGTCTTTTCCGCGTCTACCTGATGGACAAGCAGAAGCTGTCCACCTTCGAGGCGGTGGATCGCATCCGCGATGCCTTTGGGCTCAAACCAGGTGCCATCAGCTTCTGCGGCCTCAAGGACAAGCAGGGGCGCACCGAGCAGATCATCGCCGTGCAGGGCTCGGACGTGGACGTGCAGGATGCGAACCTGCGCCTGAAGTACCTGGGGCGCACGGACAAGCCCTTGTCCGCCGCGAACATCACCTCCAACCGCTTCGCCGTCACCGTGCGCTCGCTGGACGAGTCCGTGCTGGGGCCGCTCAACGGGGCCGCGGCGGAGGTGAACCGGCTGGGGGTGGTGAACTACTTCGACAGCCAGCGCTTCGGCTCGCTCAAGCACGGCCAGGGCTTCATCGCCAAGGATCTCATCCGCGGGGACTTCGAAGCCGCCCTGCGCAACTACTTCGCCAAGCCCTCGGAGCTGGACCGGACCGAGGACGCCAAGGTGAAGCAGTTCTGGAGGGAGAACTGGGGCCGGTGGGACGCGCGCGTCCCCTTCGAGGGCTCGAAGAAGTACCACCGCATCCTCCGCTCGCTGCGCGACCACCCGGGCGACTATGTGCGGGCCTTCCTCCAGATCGACGCGGACTACCGCGCGATGCTGCTGTTCACCTACCAGAGCTACCTGTGGAACGAGGGGGTGCGGCGCTACCTCCAGATCCTGATGCCGCGCGAGCACCTGTTCCCCCTGCGCTACCAGGCCGGCACGCTGCTGTTCCACCGGGACGCGAGCCCCGAGGCGCTGCGCATCCTGCGTGAAGCGACGTTTCCGCTGCTCGGGCCGGACTCCACGTTCAAGAACCCCCAGGTGGAGGAGGCCGTCCAGTGGGTCCTGGGGAGGGAGAAGCTCGCGCTGAAGGACTTGCGGATCGAGGAGTCGCCGCGGCTGCTCTTCTTCAAGAGCGAGGAGCGCCCCGTGCTCGTCTTCCCGCACAAGCTGGTGCTGGGCCGCCCGCAGCGGGACGAGCTCAACCGGGGCTCCATCAAGAGCAACGTCGCCTTCACCCTGCCCCCCGGCGCCTACGCCACCCTCGTCGTCAAACGCCTCTTCCACTTCTCCTGGCGTGAGGACAGCCCGGCGGACATCCGCGCTTCCCAGCGCCCCCGGCTTACCGAGGCCGAACAGGAAGGAGCCCCGCGGGCCCCCGCCTCGCGCTCCCGCCCCTCCTCGGAGCGGGCTTCCCCGGAGCGCTCCCGGGCGCCTGGGCGCGCTGCGGCCGTCCGGCCCGCCGAGCCCCCGCCCCCCGAGCCTCGGGCAGCGCCGCCCCCGGGCTTCCGGGAGATGCAGCGCATCAAGAAGGACGCCAAGAGCCGGGCCCGGGCCGAGTCGGCTTCGAAACCCTCGAAATCACAGAAGAAAAAGTAA
- a CDS encoding RNA polymerase sigma factor, producing MAIGSLMAEEAPTLPWKADVQAARRGDPNAFEALVRSVQRAVYGLSLRLLNNEAEAAEVAQEAFLRAYQNLHRYDDSRPFDLWVMAITRNLCLDLLRRRTKVRTEELDSMKEVLPSGEASLEEGAIARQERQSLEEAMATLSVEDREVLALYYVQKRTTKEIAQILGCAPGTIMARLFRAREKLRKRMPTEEPT from the coding sequence ATGGCCATCGGATCCCTGATGGCTGAGGAGGCTCCCACGCTGCCCTGGAAGGCGGACGTGCAGGCCGCCCGCCGAGGGGATCCCAATGCCTTCGAGGCCCTGGTGCGCAGCGTCCAGCGCGCCGTGTACGGCCTGTCGCTGCGCCTGCTGAACAACGAGGCCGAAGCGGCCGAGGTGGCGCAGGAGGCCTTTCTGCGCGCCTACCAGAACCTGCACCGCTACGACGATTCGCGCCCCTTTGATCTGTGGGTGATGGCCATCACGCGCAACCTCTGCCTGGACCTGCTCCGGCGGCGCACCAAGGTGCGCACCGAGGAGCTCGACTCCATGAAGGAGGTGCTGCCCAGCGGGGAGGCCTCCCTGGAGGAAGGCGCCATCGCGCGCCAGGAGCGCCAGTCGCTCGAGGAAGCCATGGCCACCCTGTCCGTGGAGGATCGGGAAGTGCTCGCGCTCTACTACGTCCAGAAGCGCACCACGAAGGAGATTGCCCAGATTCTGGGCTGTGCTCCCGGTACCATCATGGCCCGCCTGTTCCGGGCGCGAGAGAAGCTGCGCAAGCGGATGCCCACGGAGGAGCCCACATGA
- a CDS encoding polymer-forming cytoskeletal protein produces MKIASHLLLPSLLLGAPVALAAQTPTPPSAQAAASKPIDVSFRGTLRDALKQIAEEGGLNVVATGELDTAVEVHLRGITAEQALRTIARTYSLRLIRDGSIYTLRPMTGPEKQAAEEDTGESAPASAPVPVAPLSPPVVAPPPLPPMAEEEQTPPEIHRRIRDEMRKAQRRTKGEHDVVARGQSIEIKKGESVDNAVVYGGNMVVRGHVEEDAVVFGGNLEIFGTVDGDVHAFGGNVTLHPGSSVGGDASAIGGSVIQNDGAHVEGGTESLEGKSIGSLVLGEVKDSLEREFNSSRKEHEAAAHEDEDTEAQEDSRRAFPGFILKFAALFGLGFLGQLLFPTRMKELSAEIKAQPVNSWLTGLLGTAALIPISVILAITLIGIPVLVLLWLVVPLAAALGLAAVASEIGMRLPVLRGRKTQAAVLALGLLVLLGLGAIPVLGWMVMGAAYLVAFGAVIRTRFGSRSRGMPEPFTPHSTNTY; encoded by the coding sequence ATGAAGATCGCGTCCCATCTCCTGTTGCCCTCCCTGCTGCTGGGTGCCCCCGTCGCCCTGGCCGCGCAGACGCCCACCCCCCCTTCGGCCCAGGCGGCCGCCTCCAAGCCCATCGACGTGAGCTTTCGCGGAACGCTCCGCGATGCGCTCAAGCAGATCGCCGAGGAAGGCGGGCTCAACGTGGTCGCCACGGGCGAGCTGGACACGGCCGTCGAGGTCCACCTCCGGGGAATCACCGCCGAGCAGGCCTTGCGCACCATCGCGCGGACCTACTCGCTGCGCCTGATTCGGGACGGCTCCATCTATACGCTGCGGCCCATGACGGGCCCGGAGAAGCAGGCCGCCGAGGAGGACACCGGCGAGAGCGCCCCGGCCTCCGCCCCGGTCCCGGTGGCGCCCCTGTCTCCCCCCGTGGTGGCCCCTCCCCCCCTTCCCCCCATGGCCGAGGAGGAGCAGACGCCGCCGGAGATCCACAGGCGGATCCGCGACGAGATGCGGAAGGCTCAGCGCCGCACCAAGGGCGAGCACGACGTGGTGGCGCGCGGCCAGTCCATCGAAATCAAGAAGGGTGAGAGCGTGGACAACGCCGTCGTCTACGGCGGCAACATGGTGGTGCGGGGTCACGTCGAGGAGGACGCGGTCGTCTTCGGCGGAAACCTGGAGATCTTCGGCACCGTGGATGGGGACGTGCATGCCTTCGGAGGCAATGTCACCCTTCATCCCGGCTCGAGCGTGGGCGGAGATGCCTCGGCCATCGGGGGCTCGGTCATCCAGAACGATGGCGCCCACGTGGAGGGCGGCACCGAGTCCCTGGAGGGCAAGAGCATCGGCAGCCTGGTGCTGGGCGAGGTCAAGGACAGCCTCGAGAGGGAGTTCAACTCCTCCCGGAAAGAGCATGAAGCGGCGGCGCACGAGGACGAGGACACGGAGGCGCAGGAAGACTCGCGGAGAGCCTTCCCAGGGTTCATCCTCAAGTTCGCCGCGCTCTTCGGGCTCGGCTTTCTGGGACAGCTTCTCTTCCCCACGCGCATGAAGGAGCTGTCGGCGGAGATCAAAGCCCAGCCGGTCAACAGCTGGCTGACGGGGCTGCTGGGCACCGCGGCCCTCATTCCCATCTCCGTGATTCTGGCCATCACCCTCATCGGGATTCCGGTGCTGGTGCTGCTGTGGCTCGTCGTTCCCCTGGCCGCGGCCCTGGGTCTGGCGGCCGTGGCGAGCGAGATCGGCATGCGGTTGCCCGTGCTGCGTGGACGGAAGACGCAGGCGGCCGTGCTGGCCTTGGGGTTGCTCGTCCTGTTGGGACTCGGGGCCATCCCGGTCCTGGGCTGGATGGTGATGGGCGCGGCGTACCTCGTGGCCTTCGGCGCGGTCATCCGGACCCGCTTCGGCAGCCGCTCCCGGGGCATGCCCGAGCCCTTCACCCCCCACTCCACCAACACTTATTAA
- a CDS encoding 2Fe-2S iron-sulfur cluster-binding protein: protein MRRLPDASPRGKAITVDLEGETIPAIEGEPVACSLIAAGESMLARSIKYHRPRGAYCFAAACSHCLMRVDGQPNIYTCRTPAREGMKLERQNAFPSTKVDVFATIDWFFPGGLDHHEMFAGVPVAEQVMAKVARQLAGLGLLPDHEAPPRPPARTVRTRVAVVGGGAAGLAAARVLADKAIPFLLVEREERLGGRLIRGAPLADDPPVSEASSFPKGSVLTRAHALGLFDDEEGFFLVVGSQEPEGPQLLKVYAERFLLTPGGHPPCLPFENNELPGVYAGRAASQLLREHGVAPERAALVGWGAELYALARLLEAHGTQVTALVDLRGPVPAGAPAVACVGSEPKAHGLQKVSAFSFARDGGRRKKVSCDAVLVSVPTSPSFELARQGGAHVRFDTERELFVVEAEADGRTAAPQVFVAGDITGGGSAQEAAASGARTAESLAKSLRGGQS from the coding sequence ATGCGACGCCTCCCTGATGCCTCCCCGCGCGGCAAGGCCATCACCGTGGACCTCGAGGGCGAAACCATCCCCGCCATCGAGGGCGAACCGGTGGCTTGTTCCCTCATCGCCGCGGGTGAGTCCATGCTTGCCCGCTCCATCAAGTACCACCGCCCCCGCGGGGCCTACTGCTTCGCCGCCGCGTGCTCCCATTGCCTAATGCGCGTGGATGGCCAGCCCAACATCTATACGTGCCGCACGCCCGCCCGCGAAGGCATGAAGCTGGAGCGCCAGAACGCGTTCCCCTCCACCAAGGTGGACGTCTTCGCCACCATCGATTGGTTCTTCCCCGGGGGGTTGGACCACCACGAGATGTTCGCGGGCGTCCCCGTCGCCGAGCAGGTGATGGCCAAGGTCGCGCGGCAGCTCGCCGGTCTGGGCCTGCTGCCGGATCACGAGGCCCCTCCCCGCCCCCCCGCCCGCACGGTCCGCACGCGCGTGGCGGTGGTGGGAGGCGGCGCGGCGGGGCTCGCGGCGGCCCGCGTGCTGGCGGACAAGGCCATTCCCTTCCTCCTCGTGGAGCGCGAGGAGCGCCTGGGCGGACGGCTCATCCGGGGCGCCCCGCTGGCGGATGACCCGCCGGTCTCCGAAGCCTCGTCCTTTCCCAAGGGCAGTGTCCTGACCCGGGCCCACGCGCTGGGCCTCTTCGATGACGAGGAGGGGTTCTTCCTGGTGGTGGGCTCCCAGGAGCCCGAGGGGCCTCAGCTCCTCAAGGTGTACGCCGAACGGTTCCTGCTCACGCCGGGGGGGCATCCTCCGTGTCTGCCCTTCGAGAACAATGAGCTGCCCGGGGTCTACGCGGGACGCGCCGCCAGCCAGTTGCTGCGCGAGCATGGCGTCGCCCCCGAGCGGGCGGCGCTGGTGGGCTGGGGCGCGGAGCTGTACGCCCTGGCGCGGTTGCTCGAGGCGCATGGCACCCAGGTGACCGCGTTGGTGGACCTCCGAGGCCCCGTGCCTGCCGGCGCCCCGGCCGTGGCGTGCGTGGGCTCCGAACCCAAGGCGCATGGCCTCCAGAAGGTGAGCGCCTTCAGCTTCGCCCGTGACGGTGGACGGCGGAAGAAGGTGAGCTGTGACGCGGTGCTCGTCTCGGTTCCCACCAGCCCCAGCTTCGAGCTGGCGCGGCAGGGAGGCGCTCACGTGCGGTTCGACACCGAGCGAGAGCTTTTCGTGGTGGAGGCGGAGGCCGATGGGCGGACGGCGGCCCCGCAGGTGTTCGTGGCGGGAGACATCACCGGGGGCGGCAGCGCCCAGGAGGCCGCCGCTTCGGGGGCCCGGACCGCGGAGTCCCTCGCGAAATCCCTCAGGGGAGGACAGTCATGA
- a CDS encoding FAD-dependent oxidoreductase, translating to MSKAIICSCEDVTADDVRHALAKGYHDVESVKRYTGFGTGICQGKSCLSAVAALVAKEGPLKSPGVLPFTPRPPLYPTELSLFASMPVDEAQAPVGGVPQELGTFPQALRPTTELPQKAKVVIIGGGVMGLALAYNLSRHGETDVVVLERGYLCAGASGRNGGGVRMQWGTASNIELAKRSIDLMKQFARDLGINVWLRQGGYLFLTRTEAVAKRLERNVELHNKHGVPTRIITAGAAREIVPGLTLKGIVSASYNPEDGVMFPWAFLWGYAQHCLKKGIRVETFTNVTGFDISGGQIRKVKTDRGDIACEQVVLAAGAWSPEIAQLAGVKLPNEPHRHEILSTEPLKPFLGPLVSVLDSGLYFSQSMRGEIVGGMGDPHEPAGLNMGSTLRFTARFSQGLTEQLPQVGHVKVLRQWAGCYDVTPDNNPVLGRTPGLDNLLQMSGFVGHGFMMAPAVAERMAAWMTTEQSDELFQRFNLRRFTSGRLEREDMIIG from the coding sequence ATGAGCAAGGCGATCATCTGCTCCTGTGAGGACGTCACCGCCGATGACGTCCGGCATGCGCTGGCCAAGGGCTACCACGACGTCGAGTCGGTCAAGCGGTACACCGGCTTTGGCACGGGGATCTGCCAGGGGAAGAGCTGCCTGTCCGCCGTGGCGGCGCTGGTCGCCAAGGAGGGGCCCCTCAAGTCCCCGGGCGTTCTGCCCTTCACACCCCGGCCCCCGCTCTACCCCACCGAGCTGTCCCTCTTCGCCAGCATGCCGGTGGATGAGGCCCAAGCCCCCGTGGGAGGCGTCCCCCAGGAACTGGGCACCTTCCCCCAGGCACTGCGGCCCACCACCGAGCTGCCACAGAAGGCCAAGGTGGTCATCATCGGCGGCGGGGTGATGGGGCTGGCGCTCGCCTACAACCTCAGCCGGCACGGCGAGACGGACGTGGTGGTGCTGGAGCGGGGCTACCTCTGCGCGGGCGCCTCGGGCCGCAATGGCGGCGGGGTGCGCATGCAGTGGGGCACCGCCTCCAACATCGAGCTGGCCAAGCGCTCCATCGATCTGATGAAGCAGTTCGCGCGGGATCTGGGCATCAACGTCTGGCTGCGCCAGGGCGGCTACCTGTTCCTCACCCGCACCGAGGCGGTGGCCAAGCGGCTGGAGCGCAACGTCGAGCTCCACAACAAGCACGGCGTGCCCACGCGGATCATCACCGCGGGCGCCGCCCGGGAGATCGTCCCCGGGCTGACGCTCAAGGGCATCGTCAGCGCCTCGTACAATCCCGAGGATGGGGTCATGTTCCCCTGGGCGTTCCTCTGGGGCTATGCGCAGCACTGTCTCAAGAAGGGCATCCGGGTCGAGACCTTCACGAACGTGACCGGCTTCGACATCTCGGGAGGCCAGATCCGCAAGGTGAAGACAGACCGGGGCGACATCGCTTGTGAGCAGGTGGTGCTCGCGGCGGGGGCCTGGAGCCCCGAGATCGCTCAACTGGCGGGCGTGAAGCTGCCCAACGAGCCCCACCGCCACGAGATTCTCAGCACCGAACCGCTCAAGCCCTTCCTGGGGCCGCTGGTGTCGGTGCTGGACTCGGGCCTGTACTTCAGCCAGTCCATGCGGGGGGAGATCGTCGGTGGCATGGGGGATCCCCACGAGCCCGCCGGGCTCAACATGGGCTCCACCCTGCGCTTCACCGCGCGCTTTTCCCAGGGCCTGACGGAGCAGCTGCCCCAGGTGGGCCACGTGAAGGTCCTGCGCCAGTGGGCCGGCTGCTACGACGTGACGCCGGACAACAACCCCGTGCTGGGCCGGACGCCGGGGCTGGACAACCTCCTCCAGATGTCCGGCTTCGTGGGCCACGGCTTCATGATGGCTCCCGCCGTCGCCGAGCGCATGGCGGCCTGGATGACCACGGAGCAGAGCGATGAACTCTTCCAGCGCTTCAACCTGCGCCGCTTCACCTCGGGCCGGCTGGAGCGCGAGGACATGATCATCGGTTGA
- a CDS encoding SDR family NAD(P)-dependent oxidoreductase → MRPPIDFGSILITGACSVLGREFARQLSHRARTLVLVCPHVERLETLSEELQARNPTLGVVLLRADIALPNEVDRVMNELASHLITPGVLVSAAGVGPQAPFAQQSWEDVQRTLQANIVAPLLLMHRLLPSMLARKSGGILHVGSGNSQLFLPGLAAASAAHRCLDGFLESLRLEVEGSGVVITYAAPGPVGDPRREDPAAPEAHAPFFRLSAAQCARKILAGFDRAEPLVYPGTGHRWVMGLLPMLPRPLRRALGRFAAGRRAEEGTGGSSPRLARGLQALLPPGTPSPGATGLNR, encoded by the coding sequence ATGCGTCCCCCCATCGACTTTGGATCCATTCTCATCACGGGAGCCTGCTCGGTCCTGGGCCGGGAGTTCGCCCGTCAGCTCTCCCACCGGGCGAGGACACTGGTGCTGGTGTGCCCCCACGTGGAGCGGCTGGAGACACTGTCCGAGGAACTGCAAGCCCGGAACCCCACCTTGGGCGTGGTGCTCCTTCGCGCGGACATCGCGCTTCCCAACGAGGTGGACCGGGTCATGAACGAGCTGGCCAGCCACCTCATCACCCCCGGCGTCCTGGTGAGCGCGGCGGGGGTGGGGCCTCAAGCGCCCTTCGCCCAGCAGTCCTGGGAGGACGTCCAGCGGACGCTCCAGGCGAACATCGTGGCGCCATTGCTGCTCATGCACCGGCTCCTTCCGTCCATGCTTGCCCGGAAGAGCGGTGGCATCCTCCACGTGGGCTCGGGAAATTCCCAATTGTTCCTGCCTGGCCTCGCGGCTGCCTCGGCGGCCCACCGGTGTCTGGATGGGTTCCTCGAGTCCTTGCGGCTGGAGGTGGAGGGCTCGGGCGTCGTCATCACCTACGCGGCCCCAGGCCCAGTGGGCGATCCCCGGAGGGAAGACCCGGCCGCCCCCGAAGCGCACGCCCCGTTCTTCCGCCTCTCCGCCGCGCAGTGCGCGCGGAAGATCCTCGCGGGCTTCGATCGGGCAGAACCCCTCGTGTACCCCGGCACGGGGCACCGCTGGGTGATGGGATTGCTGCCCATGCTTCCCCGGCCCTTGCGCAGGGCCTTGGGACGGTTTGCCGCGGGGCGCCGGGCAGAGGAGGGCACTGGAGGGAGCAGCCCCCGCCTGGCGAGGGGGCTCCAGGCCCTGTTGCCCCCGGGAACGCCGTCTCCCGGGGCCACCGGGCTCAACCGATGA
- a CDS encoding universal stress protein, giving the protein MPVPSRILVPVDLSEEALGLVQYALQFAHAFRAPIDLIHVWEPPQYVAPDLLVASPGWDSQSIEKVAVDAAHKRLRALADQVRDAPSPLQHRVVVGEAASSILRTAEEGKHDLIVIGTHGRRGLPRLLMGSVAQKVVARAHCPVLTVHLYEHSK; this is encoded by the coding sequence ATGCCCGTGCCATCTCGCATCCTGGTGCCCGTGGACTTGTCGGAAGAGGCCCTGGGGCTTGTCCAGTACGCCCTCCAGTTCGCACATGCGTTTCGCGCACCCATCGATCTCATCCACGTCTGGGAGCCACCGCAGTACGTGGCGCCGGATCTGCTCGTGGCCTCGCCGGGCTGGGACTCGCAATCCATCGAGAAGGTGGCCGTCGATGCCGCGCACAAACGGCTGAGGGCCCTGGCGGACCAGGTCCGCGATGCCCCCTCACCGCTTCAGCATCGGGTGGTGGTGGGCGAAGCGGCCTCCTCCATTCTGCGCACCGCCGAGGAGGGGAAGCATGACCTCATCGTCATTGGGACCCACGGCCGCCGAGGGCTGCCCCGCCTGCTGATGGGGAGCGTGGCGCAGAAAGTCGTCGCACGGGCCCACTGTCCCGTGCTCACCGTGCACCTGTATGAGCATTCGAAGTGA
- a CDS encoding lysophospholipid acyltransferase family protein codes for MNFLLSLWTWLEIGLMSLLGFIVQLALAIVTWPFDRRRYVTGRCLRRTAWMSAKLTPFWRFGVHGPVPKQLASRTVVVSNHESNADPFLISHLPWEMKWLGKASLFKIPVVGWSMWLAGDIPVTRGDQNSAKGAMAQCVRWLAKGVPVMIFPEGTRSKTDELLPFKDGAFRLAIEQGADILPLAVSGTRRALPKHSWRFATSRGLVTVGTPISTQGMTLADVERLKALARDQILALRSTLAPLTAVGPE; via the coding sequence ATGAACTTCCTTCTCTCCCTCTGGACGTGGCTGGAAATCGGACTGATGTCGCTGCTGGGATTCATCGTCCAGCTGGCACTGGCCATCGTCACCTGGCCGTTCGACCGGCGGAGGTATGTGACAGGGCGGTGCCTCCGGCGGACGGCCTGGATGTCCGCGAAGCTGACGCCCTTCTGGCGCTTCGGGGTTCACGGCCCGGTGCCCAAGCAGCTTGCGTCGCGCACGGTGGTGGTGAGCAACCATGAGTCCAACGCGGACCCCTTTCTCATCTCCCACCTGCCCTGGGAGATGAAGTGGCTGGGCAAGGCGAGCCTCTTCAAGATCCCCGTGGTGGGCTGGAGCATGTGGCTGGCGGGAGACATTCCCGTGACACGCGGAGACCAGAACTCCGCCAAGGGCGCCATGGCGCAGTGTGTCCGGTGGCTCGCCAAGGGCGTGCCGGTGATGATCTTCCCCGAGGGCACGCGCTCGAAAACGGATGAACTGCTGCCTTTCAAGGATGGGGCCTTCCGGCTCGCCATCGAGCAGGGGGCGGACATCCTTCCCTTGGCGGTGAGCGGCACCCGCCGGGCCCTGCCCAAGCACTCGTGGCGGTTTGCCACCTCCCGGGGGCTGGTCACGGTGGGCACGCCCATCTCCACCCAAGGCATGACGCTGGCGGACGTGGAGCGGCTCAAGGCCCTGGCCCGCGACCAGATCCTCGCCCTGCGATCCACCCTGGCGCCGCTCACGGCCGTGGGCCCAGAGTAG